The proteins below are encoded in one region of Lactuca sativa cultivar Salinas chromosome 3, Lsat_Salinas_v11, whole genome shotgun sequence:
- the LOC111907360 gene encoding uncharacterized protein LOC111907360 translates to MNKLIDFGKKAMFYVRVLSGYEERRIRSYRLDLEKRIIEAERKKAEIRKIPEQLILSEVRQMVEEMKAVNKQLEDTEAAINEYFSPVDKQAEMIVEMQLKEEEKTMKQMMQTMKAQAFLDQEEAHKNANLKISETKQETPDNDSTNITKAQAG, encoded by the exons ATGAATAAGTTAATTGATTTTGGGAAGAAAGCTATGTTCTACGTTAGGGTTTTATCAGGTTATGAAGAACGCCGTATCAGATCTTATCGATTGGATCTTGAAAAACGTATTATTGAG GCAGAACGGAAGAAAGCAGAGATTAGAAAGATCCCTGAACAGCTTATTTTATCTGAGGTTAGACAAATGGTGGAGGAGATGAAAGCTGTAAACAAGCAGTTAGAGGACACG GAGGCTGCCATTAATGAATACTTCTCACCAGTTGATAAGCAAGCGGAAATGATAGTTGAAATGCAGCTGAAAGAGGAGGAGAAGACAATGAAGCAGATGATGCAAACCATGAAAGCACAGGCTTTTCTAGATCAAGAAGAAGCCCACAAAAATGCAAATCTCAAAATTTCTGAGACAAAACAAGAGACTCCAGACAATGATTCCACTAACATCACCAAAGCTCAAGCAGGATGA